A window from Pongo abelii isolate AG06213 chromosome 6, NHGRI_mPonAbe1-v2.0_pri, whole genome shotgun sequence encodes these proteins:
- the LOC100936330 gene encoding LOW QUALITY PROTEIN: RWD domain-containing protein 4-like (The sequence of the model RefSeq protein was modified relative to this genomic sequence to represent the inferred CDS: deleted 2 bases in 1 codon), with translation MSANEDQEMELEALCSIYEGDESFRELSPVSFQYRIGENGDPKAFLIEISWTETYPQTPPILSMNAFFNNTISSAVKQSILAKLQEAVEANLGTATTYTLFEYAKDNKEQFMENHNPINSTTSISNIISIETPNTAPSSEKKDKKEQLSKAQKRKLADKTDHKGELPRGWKWVDVVKHLSKTGSKDDE, from the exons ATGAGTGCCAACGAGGACCAGGAGATGGAACTAGAAGCATTATGCTCTATTTATGAAGGAGATGAAAGTTTCCGGGAATTAAGTCCAGTTTCTTTTCAATATAGGATAGGTGAAAATGGTGATCCCAAAGCCTTCTTAATAGAGATTTCCTGGACAGAAACATATCCCCAAACACCTCCAATTCTATctatgaatgct ttttttaacaacaccATATCATCAGCTGTAAAGCAGAGTATATTAGCCAAGCTACAGGAAGCAGTAGAAGCTAATCTTGGAACCGCTACGACCTATACATTGTTTGAATATGCCAAAGACAATAAAGAGCAGTTCATGGAGAATCACAATCCCATTAATTCCACAACATCGATAAGCAATATCATCTCAATTGAAACTCCTAATACAGCCCCATCAagtgagaaaaaagacaaaaaagaacaacTTTCAAAAGCCCAGAAGCGTAAGCTGGCAGACAAAACAGATCACAAAGGAGAACTTCCTCGAGGCTGGAAATGGGTTGATGTTGTGAAGCATTTAAGCAAAACTGGCTCTAAGGATGATGAGTAG